The Kitasatospora albolonga nucleotide sequence CGACCCGCGCGAGTTCCTCCAGCGCCAGGCACAGGCTCAGGAAGTCGCCTCCCGCGCCACCGTGCTCCTCGTCGAGAATGAGCCCGAACAGGCCCATCCGGCCCAGGGACGCGACGAGCCGGTAGGGGAAGTCGCCCCGCTCGTAGAGTTCACCGATGACGGGTGCCACCTCGTCGCGGGCGAAGGCCCGGACGGTCTTCCGCAGCAGTTCCTGCTCGTCCGTCAGCCGGAGGTCGATCATGGTGCTCCTTTCAGGGAGCCGGTGGCGGCCATGCAGCCGGCCGGGCCACCGGGCCGGTACAGGGCTTCCGCGCAGGCGGTCGCCAGCGCCGCCACACTGGACACCTCGTTGTCGGGGGGCAGTCCGGCCGCCGCGTAGGCGATCGGCAGTTCGGTGCAGGCAGTGACGACCGGAATGCGTTCGCGGCGGCGCAGTTCGAGCACGGCGGAACGGAACGCCTCCGCGGCCTCCGGTACGCGGTTCGCCTTCACCAGCGTCGCCGCCGCGTGGATGCGCCGTTGCAGCGCGTCGTCCGGTACGGCCAGCCGGTAGCCGCCGGCCCGCGCGCAGCGCTGGTAGATGCCGCTGGCCACGGTTCCGGTGGTGGCCGCGAGCCAGGCCCCGCCCGGGCTGGCCGCACCGGTCGCGCGCAGGGTCGCCT carries:
- a CDS encoding aspartate racemase, which produces MTGRPLSLGVLGGMGPAATAEFLRLLAARAPAATDQEHPRILLLSDPSIPDRTEALLSGDDAPLALLHDGLLTLAGWGAEVLAVPCNTAHVWLDRIRAELPVPLVHIVEATLRATGAASPGGAWLAATTGTVASGIYQRCARAGGYRLAVPDDALQRRIHAAATLVKANRVPEAAEAFRSAVLELRRRERIPVVTACTELPIAYAAAGLPPDNEVSSVAALATACAEALYRPGGPAGCMAATGSLKGAP